ATTTCGCGTTTTACCACCTGAAACAGCCCCGGGAACGAAAGACATCCTTCGTCGCCGGTCTGTTCGCCTTCGACGCGGATGATCTCCGGATTAATGATCGCGTGCCGCTCGTGTGAACCGTCCTCGTTCGGCGTGTCCATCACAAAAAGCCTTCTCGAAACCGCGACCTGCGGCGCCGCCAATCCAACGCCGCCCGCGTCCGACATCGTCTCGAACATATCCGCGACCAGCCGCTCCAGCTCCGCGTCAAATTCCCCCTCCGCGACCGGCCGCCCGACCGTCAGCAGCACAGGCTCCGGATAATGTACTATCGGCAGCAACGCCATAACCGCCATTTTACGCGATTCTAATGCCAATTGTCAGCGCCGGGCCGGGCGCCTGCCAGCCTGCGGTCCGATAAAGGGAGAACCACTTCCGTCAGGAAGTGGCAACTTCCGGAAAGAATGCAGGAAAGGCCGCCTACGGTCCGTCGAATAAGAAGGCTGCCGGGCGTGCCGCCTTTTTGCATAAGCCCGCGCGTGAGCAAGGGCGACAGCGACCGACCGACACGAACGAAAAGACCGCACGCATCTTCTACCTGCGTTCTTTCCGTCTGATTATGCTCAGGATATCGCCCTTACTAACGTGCGGGCTTCTGCAACTTGATTTCCGCCGTACGGCCGCATCTCTGAATCTCGCTCGGAGGCTCAAGGCGAAGTTGACATACACGCGTATATATTCTAGAAGGCATCTACAGTGAGACCTTTTCCATAGTCGCCTTCAAAAAATCATTATTCCACGGCTAGAGGAGCGCCCATGAGAACATCGATCTATTTTTTCCATCACGAAA
This sequence is a window from Acidobacteriota bacterium. Protein-coding genes within it:
- the def gene encoding peptide deformylase, producing the protein MAVMALLPIVHYPEPVLLTVGRPVAEGEFDAELERLVADMFETMSDAGGVGLAAPQVAVSRRLFVMDTPNEDGSHERHAIINPEIIRVEGEQTGDEGCLSFPGLFQVVKREMRVIIGGNDVRGERIELDLQGLAARCALHETDHCDGIVFLDRMSALKRELAKRRIKRLQKTGKWG